tttcagtgagagtTATTCTACACTTAGTTgtattttttatgtgtttgttgGGGGAGATGAGTTCTACATCCTCCTCCTTTACCATCTTGATTCAAATCCAGCATATTCTTCaatcttgtttttcttctgttgatcTTACCATGCACTAGTCTAGCTGCTAATTTTCTCTAAAAGATGCCTGAAATAAATCTGAGAAAACTAATAGTTGATGATTCTGAGTTGTAGGGATATAGGTGTTCTATTCATAATATTTTAAGCATCTAGAATAAAGAATAGCAAAGAAATAAAGTAGAATTGTTTGTTAAAATTTTGGTTCAAATAAAATTAACTCTAATGGTGATAATAGCTAAGATGTATTGAATAATTTTGTACCAAGCACTGTGgaaaatgttacatatttttctctttgagttCTCACAACAATGAAGACCATTGAAATGTAAAGATTATTTTCTGATACTTctcttaaatagaaagaaaaaatacccaaTTTCTCTCTTaacattacaattttaaaaatctaatcttATTACAATTTATAATTTCTATGCCAAAATTTTCTTTCTACAGATGAAGTATATTAACTAGAAACaatttagcaatttaaaaatatcaattaattTATAAACTCATGATCTGcttttttaaacagtaataagTCAATTATTACATGTAGATTTGTAATCACAgttaatttcatttgtttatatattattgCAAAACTCTTGATAAGACACCAAAGGAAATtactgatgaaaatgttttggaaatattAAATAGTTTTGTTATATTTCTGAGTTTTGGTAGTTACCATCTGAGTTATAGTTTGAATGGTCTTTAAAGATCATTTTCAATACTTCTGCAGGGCTAAACTTGGCTTTGAAGTTTATAGATGTTGGCAGACACAATAAACTCAAATTCATAAGGCAAAGATATACAGTTTATTCTTTATGTATTCCACTTTAGAAATGTTTCATGTTGCCTCCTTACCTCTCCATTAGACTACCTCTGACAAGTATTCCTTTAAATTTGGTCCTTAGCATGATGAGGAATTGGGGAAGAAATTTCAGGACCACTCATACCCTTCCCCATAAACACAGCTTAAAGTATGGTTATCAGTGATGGCGGGTCTATAGAGTCATCATTATCTTAGTACAACAGTGTGGAGTCATGTTGAAGGTATTCCTCAGAAACTGTTCTAACTAGAATGACTCCTTGAAGGGCATTAATTGCTACTTTGGGATTTACCCTCCCACTGGCCCAGTTAAGGAAAGCAAGTCACAttattcttttgtttccataAAGGCTCCTTTTGCTCTAGGAAAAGGGGTCCATCCCCTGACACACTCAATGCTCTCATGAGTTCATCCTTCCAGCTAAAACCAGGTCTTTTTTAGTAGACTCAAGACTCTTGTCTAGCAATGATAATCATAGTAATTTTCAGACTCTGCTTTCCTATATTGATATAGTAGATTAGAATATATGGTATAGGCAGCTATTTATGGTGTAAACCAGATGAAAACCATAGATCAGATGGGTCCACATGTAAAGAGGGCACAGGTTGGGTAGACAAATACAGGGAATGTGGACAGACGCAGGAAGGACAGAAGTGGAAGGAGTTGTTTGGGTACTACTTGAGCACTGGGTAAGAGAATTAAATGActgatatattaaaaaataagctgCCCAGTGTTGTGTGGATGGGGAAAAGACACTCATTTCCACCACTATTTCCTCCGTAATGACTTATTTCAAAAAAAGGGAAGAGCTGTTTCACTCCACAGCCCGTGAAAGCAAACTTTGATGaggcctttatttttctttcctcaggtAAGAAGAAACTTAACCATAAATTTCCTACCTTTTCTCTACTTACATCTGGTGCATATACAACTGGTACATATAACAACTATGAGTGGAGTATATCAAATGCCACAGTGGTGCAGCCACTGATATTCTTGAAGAGTGCAGGCCAGCTATTTTGTCCAACTTGTCTTACTGTGAGTTTGTTTCACATTTCTTCATTATTAGAATCAGGCTGTGTATTTTTGACAGGAATATGACTGAAATGACATTTTGTCCTGTGCAGAGCATCATATTAGTAGTCACATGATGTTGGTTTGTCTCGATAGTGGTGATGCTAACACTGATTACTTTGCTGTGGTGATGTCCACCAAATTTTTATACTGTGAAGTttactgcttttaatttttcaattaagAAGTAATTTGTGGAGAGATATTATAGACCATGTAAATATCCCATTTCTCATATTCATTCACTAgtttttagcatccattgatatTCTTCTAACTCTGCCATTCCTTCTATATGTATTAATTATGATCCTGCTGACAGGAAAAGCTTTCTTTTCTatctaatttatttaaataaattatttacttacttattcttatttatttattggtatgAGCTTATAGATCCTTACTGCTTTCAATTCATTAGTATCATGGTATCTTTTAATTCCCAAACTGACCTAGAATTGAACAGTGTCAAGTCCTTCAAACTGGCTTCTGTTACTTGTTACTTTTTCATGTGTTTCTATGGTTCTGggagagtttccttttttttttttttgaatgtatgTGAATCTTTCCTcaggtaaaaagaaatgaatggcaATGGAAAAAATCAATTCAAGTTCTGAAGGCTACTTTGTTCTACTGGGTTTTTCTAATTGGCCTCATCTTGAATTTGTTCTCTTTGTGGTTATCTTGATGTTCTACTTGATGACATTGGTAGGCAACCTATTTATCATTATCTTGTCATACTTGGACTCCCATCTCCACACAcccatgtatttcttcctctCAAACCTCTCTATTTTGGATCTCTGCTACACCACCAGCTCCATCCCTCAGTTGCTTGTCAACCTCTGGGGCCCAGAGAAAACCATCTCTTACTCTGGTTGCATGATTCAGCTTTACTTTTCCCTTGCATTGGGAACCACAGAATGTGTGCTACTGGTGGTGATGTCCTATGACCGTTATGCAGCTGTATGTAGACCCTTGCATTACACTGTCCTCATGCACCCTCGCTTATGCCATATATTGGCTGCGGCTTGTTGGGTGAGTGGTTTTACCACCTCAGCACTTCATTCCATCTTTACCTTCTGGGTACCCCTGTGTGGACATCGCCAAGTGGACCATTTCTTCTGTGAAGTTCCAGCACTGCTGCGACTGTCATGCGTTGATACCCGTGCCAACGAGCTGACCCTCATGGTCATGAGCTCCATTTTTGTTCTCATACCTCTCATCCTCATTCTTAGTTCCTATGGTGCCATTGCCCAGGCTGTACTGAGGATGCAGTCAACAACTGGACTTCAGAAAGTCTTTGGCACATGTGGAGCCCATCTTATGGTTGTATCCCTCTTTTTCATTCCAGCCATGTGCATATATCTCCAGCCACCATCAGGAAAGCCTCAAGATCAGGGCAAGTTCATTGCCCTGTTTTATACTGTTGTCACACCTAGCCTCAACCCTCTAATCTACACTCTCAGAAACAGAGATGTAAGAGGGGCAGTAAAGAGATTAATGGGGCAAGAGTGAGCTCCTATACTTGTGACATTAACCATATAATGCAGCATCTCTTCACCAATGGTTCCTCCACCATCCATTCATCAACCACTCTTTGATTCACTCCCTCTGTCAGCACTTATTGATCATGTGCTCTCATGAGTTCACAGAGTTTGTGGTAGCAAACATGAATTAAACAGTCTGCCTGAATACCAATCACTCTCTGGTGTAGAGAACAACCATGTGAAATAAAGATTAAACATCAATATTAAATGTCTTCAGTGGTAAATacctaataaaacagaaatatccttttctaatttaaaattaagCATGGAATTTGTTGCAAAAATGGATAAAAGAGCAGGTTGTAATTCCTATGGAAATATGatattgttaatttttcaaaaacCTAGGATATGTCTTAATTTCTTGCTTTTTATGCAGGATTCATCATAAAATTTGTCTTCTTTGGTTTAATTAAAGGCATGTGAAATACCTTAAGTCGTTTTTTCAACACTGTTACTCTTTTTTGAAAGTAGTTAATATTGAGAGGAACTTTGGTCTATATTCCATTATCAAGTAAAACAAACTTCTATGAATCATAGCAAGAAAGCCTCTTAAATAATTAAGCAGAAGTAAGCttcttatatttcttatttttcaaataagtgAGCAGTGTAAAGTAGATGAAAATACTTATAAAACTCTGTTATATAGCTTGTAAAGCAATGGTCATCATAGGTTAGGTATTGTTAGGTGCAGAAAGGACTTGGAGCACCTGCATAACCTAAGAAGCAGTACAGAATATCTGAGGCGACTGGGTGCTAGGCTCTGAAAATTATTTGATAAGTCCAATGGGTATTTGAAagaatttcttgaaaatatattggaaaaattTGTGGTAAAAGCTGCATGAAAAAATGTTCGTTTTTTCTGTTTAAGTTTGAATATTTGTGGTTAGTAAGTCTGTtatgaaaatcaatatatattttccaaataaagaaatgtatttttcatgaaaataataattttgttacCTATATTATTACACCACCCTCATCTGAAATAACTGCGCTATGTGTGTAACACATATAGTGGAATAAGGCTGAAGAATAATTCAAAGTAAAATCTGGGCAACAGGTACCTGAGTTTTGTATGGTAATCCAAATGTCAGTTGTAGTTTTTGAGGCTTTTAAAGTTTGGATATGATTGATTCAAACCCTATTTCCTAAGTATAAAATACATCCCCAAACTTCCCCTCAGTTCCTGTGTGGCTTGCAATTACACTGATTCTGATATCTTTGTCTTCTcctttgtgtgcctgtgattttttctttatcttcaactagacataaacaataaaatgaatggggtattttcatttgtctttaacCTACTTTCCAAGAAATGCAGAATCAAGAGTCATGTATATAAAGTAACTTCTAGTCAACATTTAGGGTCACCTTGTGTGAGCCATCACagagaaacagttttaaaaactttaaaaacacataGCTTATTTCTCTGAACCATCTACTTATGGAAATCTTATTGTTTGGGATACCTCTTGTAGTACACTAGTCTCTCACTATCTAACTCTAAAAAAAGGTGAAATTTCCCatctattttcttccttttctgcttgTAAAACATATAAATATCTTTTAATATGTGTGGACTATTTTTCTTGAGATGCTATAATAGTGCTTATGTAATATTGAATCCTAGCGACCTTACCATGAtattctatttactttttaaccCAAAACAAAGATCAGTTACCAAAACTTTCCCCCAAGAATAACACAGATATTATTGTTTATCATTTTGTATCTTTAAAACCACTTACACAAACCTTATGCAATTTTATCACAGATAGTATGATaggtgtgtgtttttttcccactttgcagaggagaaaactgaagggaaaaagaCATGTGGCTTACCTAGGCTATAACCACCTGTATGTGACAAAAGCAGGGTAATGGAAATAGGTTTTAGCTCTGAAGCCCCTTGTTATGACCAACACCCAAAGGTAAACTAGAAGGTCTGAGATCCTACCATTGCCAACCCTAAACATCAAACCAATGTTTACTCAAGTGACATTTACACAACACATACGAATTTGGGTCACAGGCAACTTTACTGAAGAACAAACAATGAAGCTAGCCTTTTCTCAGTTAATAATAGATGCTAAATGTGCTGAAGCATCAGCTCTTTCTTTACTCGGGTAAATTTCTACTCCCCATCCAGACGGATGTTTTCCAGTCTCTGTCCACTTCATCTCATACCTATTCCTGTGCAGCACATTTCCTAAGCACATTTTGCGATTATCTCTTCTTGTTGTCTCTCAGAAGTGCAGGAGAAATaccctatgatctcatttatatgtggaacctaaaaaacaaaacaagcaaacaaaataaaatgaaaacagactcatagataaagggaacaaatgggtggttgccagagggggaGCTAAACAGGTGAAGGGgcttaagaggtacaaacctccagctggaagataaataaactgtgggaaagtaatatacagcataagcaATATGGCCAGTGATCTTGTAATAACTATTtagggacagatggttactagacttactgtggtgataaTTTCATAGTGCATGCAAATGCAAATCACTCTGTTGAACActgaaactaaaataatttttatgacaactctatttcaataaaatgcaaaaaaaataaagttccatCATTTCTTACACATTTATTAGTTGATTTGATAGGTAAATAAGGCCTCCTTTTTCACTTTTCTCAAGATTTCCACATTCCTAATCCCTGGGACCTGTAATTATATATTGTCTCACATGGTATAAGAACTTCTACAGATATAAATAAGTTTTGAAtattgagatggggagattaacCTGAATTATCCAAGTGGACCAAGAGTTCTTATAAGAGAGAGGTAGGAAGTCAGAGAGGAGACAAGATACTGTGCTTCTGACtttaaagatggaagaaaggaatataggtagcctctagaagctggaaaagaacaGGAAATAGATTCTCTCCTAATGTCTGGAGAAGAACACAGCTTTGTGTAcctattttagtatttttatctcTAGAACCCTAAGGAAGTaaaattttgtgttgttttaagccactaattaTGTGGTAATATGTTagagcagcaataggaaactaacacagttgGCGTTCTACTGGAAGGAATAGCTTTCCTTTTTACCATATGTGTTTACATATATTGTATCATCTGTCATTTTAATAAGATGATCTTGGCTAATCTCAGACTTTCCCTTAGGAAAGGAGGACTAATTTGCCTGTCTTAAGCCACATGACCACACCTATAAACAGAGAAGTAAGGTTTCCTAATGAACAGCTCTGCAGAAATGTATGGCATAGACAAAACCAAGACATGGTAATATGTTGACAAATATTTCATTAGTTAGAATATTACATTCCTTTACTCTTCCAAGAAATAGAAAGTTTTGTATTGTGCTTGAGAATGGGGCAACACTAAAAAATAGTGACTAAGTATGGCTTTGGGGAGCCATTTATAATAGCAGTATAAATCCTTGAAATTTGAAGACTTTTCCAATTACCTTGGCTTTTCATGAATTTTCACATTTGAAATCCAGGCTGATAAATTGATGACAATGAGAATTCAACTCTGTGTGATTACACTTGTAATCTAACCTAATATGAAACAGAGATTGGTTGCTGAGGGCaggaatctgatttttttttttttttgacgatTAGACCTAGTGGGTCCCAGAAAGATAAGTTTGCATTAAGAGAACATTGACTATTAATGTGGGCATATAAGTTCTTAACCACCAAGCTTCTTAAACAGTGATGCTTGAATTTTAATGGAATCAAGccttgagaaaaagatttcttagtCTATAGGAAATTGAGTTTAAAATAGAAACTAACAATAAGAATAGAGAGGAATGAAGTCTTACGCTCAAAATGGGTTGATTGCTAACTTTAGAGTGAGGAATCTGTGACAAGATGTGTCCAAGTCCTTTAAATCCCAAGAAGATGATGTCAAAATAATCTTACTATTTcagaagaatacagaacaacttAAGGGCAAAATAGTATATGATCAGGCTGAGCATTTCAATCTTCAGGAGAACCTAAAGTGCTTGCAAAATAATCTTAAGGGTAGGATGACAATTTGAGGAAAcggtgtgtataaaatatatgaaaattttgaaCAAGTGTTAAAAAAAGTCAGCCATATCTCTGAGtgagaaatagacaaatatttctttctgtaattggagaagataaaatgaataataagCATTTAGAactcataaaatgaaaacatcagaAAATGAATGCCACCCAATAATCCGTGAAAAGAAGCCTTGAAGAAATTGACTTATGCTGCTTTAAAGGCTCTTGACagagaaaaataccaaaatataaataacattattTGAAGAATTCCAAATCCTTGAAgccttaaaaatcaaattaaaaataatcagaatgaGTCACGAATTTtgccaattaaaaaatggcatttgatttgcagatgttgaatcatccttccattcctggaataaattccacttgattatggtgtgtgattttttaatatattcttgaatttggcttgctaatattttgttgagaatttttgcatatatattgaTCAAGgatgttggcctgtaattttccttcctttcttccttccttccttcctttttctttcttttctttctttctttttcttcccttccttccttccttcttcctttcttcctttctttctttcgtcCTTTTGTCCTTTCATCCTTTCTTTCGTCCTTTcatccttctgtccttccttccttctttcctttctgtcttcctttctgtctttctgtctttcatgtCTTTTGTGTCTTTGGTTTGGTGTCAGGGTAActgtggcctcacagaatgaatttggaaataTTCCTTCCtgttcaattttttggaatagtttgagaagagtAAGTATTAATCCTCctttatttggtagaattcctctgTGAAACTgtcagtcctggacttttgtttgttggtaattttttgattactgattcaaattgaattactgatttaatagtaattggtctgttcagattattTACTTCTTCCTGACTCAGTCTTCaaagactgtatgtttctaggaattcatcTACTTTTTCTAGATTGTCCAATTTGTTAGCATAttactgttcatagtattctcttaggattgtttgtatttctctgatatcggttgtaatttctcctctatcatttcttattttatttgagtcttcattctttttttattaatgagCCTGGgtaaaggcttatcaattttgtttatcttttaaaaaaacagcccTTGGTTTCATTAaccttttctatttattttttgttctatttatttcCCCTCATCTTTAAAGTGAGGCTTAAGAGTTACAGTTGCACGGCAAAGGAAgctatcaataaaacaaaaagacagcctatacaatgg
This genomic window from Camelus bactrianus isolate YW-2024 breed Bactrian camel chromosome 20, ASM4877302v1, whole genome shotgun sequence contains:
- the LOC105084079 gene encoding olfactory receptor 2J3-like; its protein translation is MAMEKINSSSEGYFVLLGFSNWPHLEFVLFVVILMFYLMTLVGNLFIIILSYLDSHLHTPMYFFLSNLSILDLCYTTSSIPQLLVNLWGPEKTISYSGCMIQLYFSLALGTTECVLLVVMSYDRYAAVCRPLHYTVLMHPRLCHILAAACWVSGFTTSALHSIFTFWVPLCGHRQVDHFFCEVPALLRLSCVDTRANELTLMVMSSIFVLIPLILILSSYGAIAQAVLRMQSTTGLQKVFGTCGAHLMVVSLFFIPAMCIYLQPPSGKPQDQGKFIALFYTVVTPSLNPLIYTLRNRDVRGAVKRLMGQE